A single Acidaminococcus sp. DNA region contains:
- a CDS encoding iron hydrogenase, with the protein MLTLDELYKKMLTRAVEGKDVTDVKDADPKLIECLAHPEKTSLVWPIKECECSEEEQRKCEQHCQWDALHHEGNTVVIDNAKCVGCEGCVNFCKLDALKTKKDIIPVVEELKKGEVPIYALVAPAFSGQFGPKVTMGRMRTALKRLGFTGMLEVAVFADILTFKEALEFIKNVNSENDFQLTSCCCPMWIAMIRRQYHQLLPNVPGAVSPMIAGGRTVKALHPEAKTVFIGPCMAKKAEMKEPDIKGAIDYVLTYEEMRDLFSVMNLDLTTLEEDNVPHASRAGIRYAFAGGVADAVATTVHHIAPERKIDIKIRRADSVPDCRAMIDSILKGNREGNFFEGMGCRGGCVGGPKVLTPREEGKKNVMAYSEEAAYKTPADNPYVIELLKQLGFNTVEEFLTKSDLYDRKFD; encoded by the coding sequence ATGCTTACATTGGACGAACTCTATAAAAAAATGCTGACCCGTGCCGTCGAAGGCAAGGATGTTACGGATGTGAAGGACGCCGATCCCAAGCTGATCGAGTGTCTGGCTCATCCGGAAAAAACGAGCCTGGTATGGCCCATAAAGGAATGTGAATGCTCGGAAGAAGAGCAGCGTAAATGTGAGCAGCATTGCCAATGGGATGCCCTGCATCATGAAGGGAATACCGTTGTCATCGATAATGCCAAGTGTGTCGGCTGCGAAGGCTGCGTGAATTTCTGCAAGCTCGATGCCCTTAAGACTAAGAAGGACATCATTCCGGTTGTAGAAGAGCTGAAAAAGGGGGAAGTTCCCATTTATGCGTTAGTGGCGCCCGCTTTTTCCGGCCAGTTTGGTCCCAAAGTGACGATGGGACGGATGCGGACGGCACTCAAACGTTTAGGTTTTACCGGCATGCTCGAGGTAGCTGTCTTTGCAGATATCCTGACGTTTAAGGAAGCCCTGGAGTTTATTAAGAACGTCAATTCCGAAAATGACTTTCAGCTGACAAGCTGCTGCTGCCCTATGTGGATTGCCATGATCCGCAGACAGTACCATCAGCTTCTGCCTAATGTACCCGGGGCCGTTTCGCCTATGATTGCCGGCGGGCGTACGGTGAAGGCGCTTCATCCGGAAGCAAAGACAGTCTTTATTGGCCCTTGCATGGCAAAGAAAGCGGAGATGAAGGAGCCTGATATCAAGGGAGCCATTGATTATGTCCTTACGTATGAGGAAATGCGCGACCTGTTTTCGGTGATGAATCTCGACCTGACAACCCTGGAGGAAGACAACGTACCGCATGCTTCCCGTGCCGGAATCCGCTATGCTTTTGCCGGCGGGGTGGCTGACGCCGTGGCAACGACGGTACACCATATCGCTCCTGAACGCAAAATTGATATCAAGATTCGCCGCGCCGACAGTGTGCCAGACTGCAGGGCCATGATAGATTCCATCCTGAAAGGAAACCGCGAAGGCAACTTCTTTGAGGGTATGGGATGCCGCGGCGGCTGCGTCGGAGGTCCGAAAGTCCTGACTCCCCGTGAAGAGGGCAAAAAGAACGTAATGGCCTACAGTGAGGAAGCAGCTTATAAGACGCCGGCCGACAATCCGTACGTCATAGAACTCCTGAAGCAGCTTGGCTTTAATACGGTGGAAGAGTTCCTGACAAAGAGCGACTTGTACGATCGGAAATTTGATTAA
- a CDS encoding HD domain-containing protein: MKIDRQQILKKFKNYVDEFAGVDRGVQLKYAHSLRVAHLSEQIAASLNLSKEDIDLAWLIGILHDIGRFEQLRRYHTFIDYQSMDHAKYGVHYLFDEGHIRDFIASGDEDDVIKAAVGEHNVYKIRDGLTPRQDQFTRLIRDADKVDIFRVYVMYMEKHINIWHIDFSDMNKQSISDRVMAQARARTLVRTQDKLTFIDFFVGVLCLYFDLNFAKSRELTWKEGNYEKLLHYHSKNPDTEEKLEEIRQMVRSR, translated from the coding sequence ATGAAAATCGACAGACAACAGATTTTAAAGAAGTTTAAGAACTATGTGGACGAATTTGCCGGTGTGGACCGGGGCGTCCAGTTGAAATATGCGCACTCTTTGCGGGTAGCCCATTTGAGTGAACAGATTGCAGCAAGTCTCAATCTTAGTAAAGAGGATATAGACCTTGCCTGGCTGATCGGGATTTTGCATGATATCGGCCGTTTCGAGCAGCTGCGGCGCTATCATACTTTCATTGACTATCAATCCATGGATCATGCCAAGTACGGCGTGCACTACTTGTTTGACGAAGGTCACATCCGGGATTTTATTGCATCCGGTGATGAAGATGATGTCATCAAGGCGGCTGTCGGTGAGCACAATGTGTATAAGATCCGCGACGGTCTGACGCCCCGTCAGGACCAGTTTACCCGCCTCATCCGGGATGCCGACAAGGTCGATATTTTCCGCGTCTACGTGATGTACATGGAAAAGCATATCAACATCTGGCATATTGACTTTTCTGACATGAACAAGCAGTCCATTTCGGATAGAGTTATGGCGCAGGCCCGGGCGCGCACGCTGGTGCGGACACAGGACAAACTGACCTTTATTGATTTTTTCGTTGGCGTGTTATGCCTGTATTTTGACCTGAACTTTGCCAAAAGCCGGGAACTTACGTGGAAAGAAGGAAATTATGAAAAACTTCTGCACTACCATTCGAAAAATCCCGACACGGAAGAGAAACTTGAAGAAATCCGGCAGATGGTGCGGTCCAGGTAA
- the cas2 gene encoding CRISPR-associated endonuclease Cas2: MRMMILFDLPVKTKRERRVATQFRNYLLKDGFYMIQYSVYARICNGMDDLAKHQMRVARHCPENGSIRMMVLTEKQYEAMDVLVGSYHPEEKENPAETVMIY; the protein is encoded by the coding sequence ATGCGCATGATGATACTTTTTGATCTTCCTGTCAAAACAAAAAGAGAGCGCCGTGTTGCGACGCAGTTTCGTAATTATCTTCTTAAAGATGGATTTTATATGATTCAGTATTCCGTCTATGCACGTATCTGCAACGGAATGGATGATCTTGCCAAACACCAGATGCGAGTTGCTCGTCATTGCCCAGAAAATGGATCCATACGAATGATGGTTTTGACGGAAAAGCAATATGAAGCCATGGATGTTCTCGTTGGCAGTTATCATCCGGAAGAGAAAGAAAATCCAGCAGAGACTGTAATGATTTATTAA
- a CDS encoding LURP-one-related family protein, with protein sequence MKLLFRQRIFSWFDSYDIYDEDGNTVFVVKGQLAWGHCLKIYDTTGREIGMVREKIVTLLPKFDIYVDGRRIGRVKKNLTLFSPSFTLDFNGWKAKGNIVEWDYKIKDKDGNLIAKVSKELLSLTDTYVLDIPNPADALYVLMFALAMDAEKCSRDKDD encoded by the coding sequence ATGAAATTACTGTTCAGGCAAAGGATTTTTTCCTGGTTTGATAGTTACGATATTTATGACGAAGATGGAAATACCGTTTTTGTAGTCAAGGGGCAACTGGCCTGGGGCCATTGTCTCAAAATTTATGACACCACCGGGCGGGAAATCGGAATGGTCAGGGAAAAAATCGTTACGCTCCTGCCTAAGTTTGACATTTACGTGGACGGCAGACGCATTGGCCGGGTCAAGAAGAACCTGACGCTGTTTTCTCCTTCCTTTACCCTCGATTTCAATGGCTGGAAGGCCAAGGGCAACATTGTCGAATGGGATTATAAAATCAAGGACAAGGATGGAAACCTCATTGCCAAGGTCAGCAAGGAACTGCTGAGTCTTACGGATACGTATGTGCTGGACATCCCGAATCCGGCCGATGCACTCTACGTGCTGATGTTTGCTCTTGCCATGGACGCCGAAAAATGCAGCCGTGACAAAGACGACTAA
- a CDS encoding threonine synthase, whose product MKFICTKCGHEEDTSTRQPRCACGGLWRLEFTPPPFTLDGIDKDTWSMFRYRKFMALDGDAWKEITLGEGMTPVIPFNHDVWLKMDYFMPTLSFKDRGAAVLVAHAKAIGVDKVVQDSSGNAGNSVAAYCARAGIACDIYVPEGTSDKKITMIKAHGATVHVIPGSRDYCAEVCRETARREGVYYANHVYNPFFYEGTKTYIYETFEQMHRIPEHIFIPVGNGTLFLGIVKGLEHLLQSGVISHMPQLYMVQSEHCQPLLDALNRGDNHITPGSVEPTLAEGIAIGKPMRHEEILSYAAKYHVKGVAIPEEAILPARAYLAKQGIYCEHTTAAVFAGYEAYCRKYGQLHDVLISMCGAGLKSDHG is encoded by the coding sequence ATGAAATTCATCTGTACCAAATGCGGTCATGAAGAAGATACTTCGACGCGTCAGCCCCGCTGCGCCTGCGGTGGTCTCTGGCGCCTCGAATTTACGCCGCCGCCTTTTACCCTGGATGGGATTGATAAAGATACGTGGAGCATGTTCCGCTATCGCAAGTTCATGGCTCTTGACGGGGATGCGTGGAAAGAGATTACCTTGGGGGAGGGCATGACGCCTGTCATTCCTTTTAATCATGACGTCTGGCTCAAGATGGATTATTTCATGCCGACGCTTTCCTTCAAAGACCGCGGAGCAGCTGTTCTTGTGGCGCATGCCAAGGCTATCGGTGTCGACAAAGTTGTGCAGGACAGCAGCGGCAACGCGGGAAACAGTGTGGCAGCGTACTGCGCCCGGGCAGGTATTGCCTGCGATATCTATGTGCCCGAGGGCACATCCGATAAGAAAATCACGATGATCAAGGCGCACGGAGCGACAGTCCATGTGATTCCGGGGAGCCGCGATTACTGTGCGGAAGTCTGCCGGGAAACGGCACGCCGCGAAGGCGTCTACTATGCAAACCACGTCTATAATCCGTTCTTCTATGAAGGGACGAAGACATATATTTACGAGACCTTTGAACAGATGCACCGCATCCCGGAACATATCTTTATCCCCGTGGGTAACGGCACGCTGTTCCTGGGCATCGTAAAAGGGTTGGAACATCTGCTGCAGAGCGGCGTCATTTCCCATATGCCGCAGCTCTACATGGTGCAGAGTGAACACTGCCAGCCGCTGCTTGATGCACTGAACCGCGGTGATAACCATATCACGCCCGGCAGTGTCGAACCGACGCTGGCAGAAGGTATTGCCATCGGAAAGCCTATGCGTCATGAAGAGATTCTCTCCTATGCGGCCAAGTACCATGTAAAGGGTGTAGCCATTCCGGAAGAAGCCATCCTTCCGGCAAGAGCGTACCTTGCAAAGCAGGGGATTTACTGCGAACATACGACGGCTGCGGTATTTGCCGGCTATGAGGCCTACTGCCGGAAATATGGGCAGCTTCACGATGTCCTTATCTCCATGTGCGGAGCCGGCTTGAAGTCGGATCACGGCTGA
- a CDS encoding ATP-binding cassette domain-containing protein, with translation MSILDVSHLSHSYGGREIFDDVSFRLEKGEHVALVGANGEGKSTFMSIITGKLLPDDGKITWARRTKVGYLDQHASLKAGMTIRETLRTAFQDLMDEEKQMLADYDRMESASPEEMERLMAETAEIQERLESADYYNLDTKIEEVAGGLGLRDVGLDHKVDELSGGQRTKVLLTKLLLQQPDILLLDEPTNYLDTEHIEWLEQYLTAYENAFIVISHDVPFLNAVTNVIWHVDQLGLTRYTGNYEKFEAMVAMKRRQEEAAYERQQAEIKKEQDFIARNKARVATRGMANSRMKKLAKMEILTKRAEKPKPHFVFKEDRAPSRFVLKGTNLVLGYQEPLTKQVDLTLERGQKIAIRGTNGLGKTTLLKTLLGMIPPIAGNVERGEFVSVGYFEQESARGNQNTALEEIWQEYPGMSNSEVRAALAACGLTNEHITTKMTALSGGEAAKVRLCKLMQRPANLLVLDEPTNHLDVEAKEELKRALKAYKGTLLIVSHEPDFYEDWVDAVWNVEGWSTKIV, from the coding sequence ATGAGTATACTTGATGTATCCCATCTCTCCCATAGTTACGGCGGTCGGGAGATTTTTGACGATGTTTCCTTCCGCCTTGAGAAAGGGGAACATGTGGCCCTTGTCGGCGCCAATGGAGAAGGAAAATCGACGTTTATGTCCATTATTACAGGAAAACTTCTTCCCGATGATGGAAAGATTACGTGGGCGCGGAGAACAAAAGTCGGCTATCTCGATCAGCATGCTTCCCTCAAGGCGGGGATGACAATCCGGGAGACTTTAAGAACGGCTTTTCAGGATCTGATGGATGAGGAAAAGCAGATGCTGGCTGACTACGACCGCATGGAGTCGGCGTCGCCGGAAGAAATGGAACGTCTCATGGCAGAGACCGCGGAAATTCAGGAACGACTTGAAAGTGCCGATTACTATAACCTTGATACGAAAATCGAGGAAGTGGCAGGAGGGCTTGGCCTCCGTGATGTCGGCCTTGATCATAAGGTCGACGAATTATCCGGCGGCCAGCGTACGAAGGTCCTCCTGACGAAGCTTCTTTTGCAGCAGCCGGATATCCTGCTCCTTGATGAACCGACAAACTACCTTGATACGGAGCATATTGAATGGCTGGAGCAGTATCTTACAGCCTATGAAAATGCCTTTATTGTGATTTCCCATGATGTCCCTTTCCTCAATGCGGTAACTAATGTCATCTGGCATGTGGACCAGTTGGGACTGACGCGCTATACAGGGAATTACGAAAAGTTTGAAGCCATGGTGGCTATGAAGCGGCGGCAGGAAGAAGCGGCCTATGAACGGCAGCAGGCGGAAATCAAGAAGGAACAGGATTTCATTGCCCGCAATAAGGCCCGTGTCGCAACGCGGGGTATGGCGAACAGCCGCATGAAGAAACTGGCTAAGATGGAAATCCTTACCAAACGCGCCGAAAAGCCCAAACCTCATTTTGTCTTTAAAGAAGACCGGGCTCCTTCGCGCTTTGTTCTCAAGGGCACCAATCTGGTTCTGGGATATCAGGAGCCGCTCACGAAACAGGTGGATCTTACGTTGGAGCGTGGCCAGAAGATTGCTATCAGGGGTACGAATGGGCTGGGGAAAACAACGCTCCTTAAAACCCTTCTCGGCATGATCCCTCCCATTGCGGGAAACGTGGAACGCGGCGAGTTCGTATCGGTGGGATATTTTGAGCAGGAAAGTGCCAGGGGCAACCAGAATACGGCCCTGGAGGAAATCTGGCAGGAATATCCCGGCATGAGCAATTCCGAGGTTCGGGCAGCGCTCGCAGCCTGCGGCCTCACGAATGAACATATCACAACGAAAATGACAGCCCTCTCAGGCGGTGAAGCGGCCAAAGTCCGTCTTTGCAAGCTGATGCAGCGTCCTGCCAATCTTCTTGTACTTGACGAACCGACAAATCATCTGGACGTGGAAGCCAAGGAGGAACTGAAACGGGCCCTTAAAGCCTACAAGGGAACCCTCCTCATTGTGAGCCATGAACCTGATTTCTATGAGGATTGGGTCGACGCTGTCTGGAATGTCGAGGGATGGTCGACAAAAATCGTCTGA
- a CDS encoding radical SAM protein, translated as MNQFIYKAPYEENGKTVLEVNILPSTYCTFNCIYCPIDRREERHQTDEIQNFGDVSEALKDLLRRMDESGADEVFLNAHGESLLHDGLGRIIDAVHEKGASVRLLSNGYLLDDPRYRDLADRCESVIGELKNATEEGFQKTQRPLPGYTLDSYISHLKNFRRQYRGHFIFEVSIIKGYTDSEKALSFLESVVCDLHPDELSVVPIDAPFRKVLGVEEDKLRRFEARLRKACGMPEI; from the coding sequence ATGAATCAATTTATTTACAAGGCGCCTTATGAGGAAAACGGAAAGACCGTACTGGAAGTGAATATTCTGCCGTCGACGTACTGTACTTTTAACTGCATCTATTGTCCCATTGACCGCAGGGAAGAGCGCCATCAGACCGATGAAATTCAAAACTTCGGTGATGTGTCGGAAGCTTTGAAAGATCTCTTAAGAAGAATGGATGAATCCGGTGCCGATGAAGTGTTTCTTAATGCCCATGGCGAAAGTCTTCTTCATGATGGACTTGGGCGCATTATTGACGCTGTTCACGAAAAAGGGGCTTCCGTCAGGTTGCTTTCCAATGGATACTTGTTGGATGATCCGCGCTATCGGGATCTTGCGGACCGTTGTGAATCGGTAATCGGGGAACTCAAGAACGCAACGGAAGAGGGATTTCAGAAAACGCAGCGCCCACTTCCGGGGTATACCCTGGATTCCTATATCAGTCATCTCAAGAATTTCCGCCGGCAATACCGCGGACATTTCATCTTTGAAGTGAGTATCATTAAAGGCTATACGGATTCGGAAAAAGCTCTTTCTTTCCTGGAATCAGTAGTCTGTGACCTTCATCCCGATGAACTATCCGTCGTTCCTATCGATGCTCCTTTCCGAAAAGTCCTGGGTGTGGAGGAGGACAAGCTCCGCCGCTTTGAGGCTCGTCTCAGAAAAGCCTGCGGCATGCCGGAAATCTAA
- a CDS encoding DUF3298 and DUF4163 domain-containing protein: MVKKFWKVFLLAALMALPLRVSEASVEEHKTSAQNCKMSYPIVYVDNNQAAQDKINSDLYQYIAGFQNDYKAGKFFKGDFSYNVRYEDDKVVSLTLADFRYKEGAAHGYTYTRGLSYDKATGERLPLYYYAKIRPEDKALILRQPIFDGSGKHVRRDKTFASSRSGFNETKITDNYYMAGNGELVLIYPPYELGPYYLGTLYVHLSQDIVDYLNRKNQ, translated from the coding sequence ATGGTTAAAAAGTTTTGGAAAGTATTTTTGCTGGCTGCCCTTATGGCACTGCCGCTGCGCGTAAGTGAGGCGAGCGTCGAGGAGCACAAAACATCGGCACAGAATTGCAAGATGAGTTATCCTATTGTGTACGTCGATAATAATCAGGCAGCTCAGGACAAAATCAATTCGGATCTATACCAGTACATTGCCGGTTTCCAGAATGACTATAAGGCCGGGAAGTTCTTCAAGGGGGACTTTTCCTATAATGTGCGGTACGAGGACGATAAGGTCGTTTCCCTGACACTTGCTGATTTTCGGTATAAAGAGGGCGCGGCCCACGGCTACACCTACACGAGAGGACTCAGTTATGATAAGGCCACGGGCGAGCGGCTGCCGCTTTATTATTACGCAAAAATCAGACCGGAAGATAAAGCACTCATCCTACGTCAGCCGATTTTTGATGGAAGCGGTAAGCACGTTCGTCGGGATAAGACTTTTGCCAGTTCCCGCAGCGGGTTTAATGAGACCAAGATCACAGATAACTACTATATGGCCGGCAACGGTGAACTTGTCCTGATTTACCCGCCCTATGAGCTGGGTCCTTATTATCTTGGCACATTGTACGTGCATCTGTCGCAGGATATCGTTGATTATCTGAACCGCAAGAACCAGTGA
- a CDS encoding antibiotic biosynthesis monooxygenase: MSITVNLYYTGKNGSARKFAEEMESSGIAAAIRAEEGNLRYDYFIPMNNAETVLLIDSWKDQKSLDKHHASKMMKDLAALREKYDLHMKVERYKRIDDAEFRKDAAFIRK; the protein is encoded by the coding sequence ATGAGCATCACCGTCAATTTATACTATACAGGAAAAAACGGCAGCGCCAGAAAATTTGCCGAGGAAATGGAAAGCTCCGGCATTGCAGCCGCCATAAGAGCCGAAGAAGGTAACCTCAGATACGATTATTTTATCCCTATGAACAACGCGGAAACAGTGCTTCTCATCGACAGTTGGAAAGACCAGAAATCCCTTGATAAACACCATGCTTCTAAAATGATGAAAGATCTCGCTGCGCTGAGAGAAAAATATGACCTGCACATGAAAGTAGAAAGATATAAAAGAATCGACGACGCAGAATTCCGGAAAGATGCCGCTTTTATCCGCAAATAA